In the Arachis hypogaea cultivar Tifrunner chromosome 20, arahy.Tifrunner.gnm2.J5K5, whole genome shotgun sequence genome, ccttgcttatttctggcgttgaacgccagtcctgagcatggtttgggcgttcagcgccagtcttCCACCCaatctctggcgttttagcgccagaattatttctctctgggctcttactgtcctcagatagaTTTTgagtagtttgctcatttcttggcttcctgctaccttgagttGGGGTATTTAATatctttccacttcttaattgaactgcttggcattcttctgttatttgttttgacagctgctgctttgtttgctttaattgtacttccatatttatattagccatccttgtctcttgtagtttatccttgaattcggctaactgctttgttagaaaatccaattgctgattgaattcagcagcttgttctacaggactgagttcagcagttactgttttagcctcttctttcatggaagggtcactgcttaggtacagatgctaatttctggcaactgtatcaatgagctcttgagcttcttcaattgtctttctcatgtggatagatccaccagctgagtaatctagagagatctgagctctttctgtaagcccataatagaagatgtctaactgaacccactccgaaaacatttcagaggggcattttcttagcatctctctgtatctctcccaggcatcataaagagattcattatctccttgtttaaagcattggatgtccagccttagctgtgtcatccgttttggaggaaagtattgattcaggaatttttctgtcaactgtttccatgtctttatgctagccttaggttggttatttaaccacctcttagcttggtcttttacagcaaatgggaacagtaataatctgtagacatcctgatctacttccttatcatgtactgtgtcagcaatttgtaaaaactgtgccagaaactctgtaggttcttcctgtggaagaccgaaatactggcaactttgctgcaccatgataatgagctgaggattcaactcgaagctactgactccaatggagggtatactgatactactcccatatgaagtagtagtggggttagcatatgaccccagagtccttctggactgttcatttccacttagatctatgatggagaaagggagatgatgtaaaaaaaaattatttttatttatttatttatttatttcgaaaataaaataaattaaaataaaataaaataaataggtgaagattttcgaaaaatgaaaagagtggtttaggaagttttgaaaaagatatgatttttgaaaaaggttttaaattttgaaataaaaatctgaattttaagagcaattttcaaaaatttgctttaaaatggagagaaaatatatttttttgaatttgataaggagagagaaaaataataaaatagcacaagatttaaaatttttagatctaatactccttgttttcgaaaattttggagggaaaacaccaaggaacaccaaacttaaaaattttaagatcaagacacaaagaaaagtcaagaacaccttgaagactcacaagaacaacaagaacatgaagatagaacaccaaacttaaaatttttaaaaaaaccaaactaaaattttcgaaaaccaaagaaaatcaacaagaaaacaccaaacttaaagtttggcacaagatttaatagaaaaattatttttgaaaaagaagattttgaaaagaatatacccaattaccaagaacatagaccaacgctctagctaattgggcagtaaatgtaacacttgttttgaagaagtatttttaataactaagaaaaatttttgaaaaatttaaaaaaaagaaaataagaattttaaaaagaaaatttcaaccaaaaacaataatggatgactctaaaccaaaaagaaaaatttttcctaatctaagcaacaaaataaaccgtcagttgtccaaacacgaacaattcccggcaacggcgccaaaaacttggtgcacgaaattggaaatcataattcttcacaaattcgcacaactaactagcaagtgcactgggtcgtccaagtaataccttacatgagtaagggtcgatcccacggagattgttggcttgaagcaagctatgcttatcttgtaactcttagtcaggatataatatcaataataatttttagtttgaattgtaaaaagtaaaagggcagaacacaaataatacttgttatgtagtaatagagaatatgttggagttttggagatgctttgtcttctgaatctctgctttcctctgtcttcttgttcacacaTGCacgttccttctatggcaagctgtatgttggtggatcaccgttgttaatggtttctatccgtcctctcagtgaaaagggtccaggtgcgctgtcactgcacggctaatcatctgtaggttctcaatcataccggaataagatttactatccttttgcattgtcactacgcccagaactcgcgagtttgaagcgcgttacagccatccaatccttgaatcctatttgaaataccacagacaaggtttagactttccggattctcaaggatgctgccaatggattctagcttataccacgaagattctgatcaaggaatccaagagatattcattcaatctaatgtagaactgaggtggttgtcaggcatgcgttcatagtttgagaatggtgatgagtgtcacagatcatcacatccatcatattgaagtgcgaatgaacatcttagatagaaacaaacgtgtttgaatagaaaatagaaatacttgcattaattcatcgagacacagcagagctcctcacccccaacaatagagtttagagactcatgccgtcaaaaagtacacagttcagatctaaaattgtcatgagatgcaaaataaatctctaaaagttgtttaaatactaaactagtaacctaggtttacagaaaatgagtaaactatgatagatagtgcagaaatccacttctggggcccacttggtgtgtgctgggactgagactaaagcttctcacgtgcctgggctgttttgggcgttcaacgccaggctgtaacctgtttctggcgttgaactccaacttgtaacgtgtttctggcgctggacgccagactgcaacatggaactggcgttgaatgccagtttacataatttattcttgagcaaagtatggactattatatattgctggaaagtcctggatgtctactttccaacgcaattggaagcgcgtcaatcggactcctgtagctccagaaattccattccgagtgcagagaggtcaggatccaatagcatcagcagtcctttttcagcctgaataagatttttgctcagctccctcaatttcagccagaaaatacctgaaattacagaaaaatacacaaactcatagtaaagtccagaaatatgaattttgcctagaaactaatgaaaataaactaaaaactaactaaaacatactaaaaactatatgaaattaatcccaaaaagcgtataaaatatccactcatcagtgaTGTATGGTGAAAGAGttgaagaaaaaatatagatTGAATATGCTAGGCTTGATTGAAATCAAGAAGGAGGCTATGTCTAGGTTTGATGTAGCACGTTTGTGGGGTTGTGATATAGTGGATTGGGAGTTTGTAGAGTCTGTTGGTGCATCGGGTAGTTTGTTGTTAATGtgggataattttttatttacaagatTGAATTGCTTTAAAGGGGATGGCTGGCTGTGCGTTGAGGGTTTTCtgacaaaaaataatttcaagtGTGCTTTCTACTTGGTATATGGTGCACATGTTCGGAGTGAGAAACTGATAATGTGGGAGGAGTTAAGCTACTTGGTGGGTCTATGTCAGGTTCCGTTTTGCTTCATGGGAGACTTCAATGAGATACTACATTTGGAAGAAAGGAAAGGTGCTACTAGTATACCAGCATCTGCGGAGGATTTTAAGGAATGGGTACAAGATTTGCAGTTAGTCGATTTACCATTAACTGACCGGAAGTTCACATGGTTTCGAGGTCAATCTTGTAGCCGCATTGATAGGATTCTGGTCAGTTTGGAGTGGCTTGAGGAGTTCACAGACACTCGTTTGAAAGGAGGACCGCGAGGCCTATCAGATCATTATCCATTGATTCTAAAAGACTCTAGAATTTGTGTGAGCCCAAGACCTTTTTGCAGCTTGGATTCCTAGTTTACACATGAAGGATTTCTGAAGTTGGTAAAGGATGAGTGGAGGAAACTGGGAGACGACATGTTTACAAACAAGCTGAAGGCGTTGACAGTACCACTCAGGAGATGGCATATGGATAATTTTGGGGATATGGATAACAGGATAAAGAAGTTTGAGGAGGAGATCAAGAAGATCGATGATAAGGTCAGTGCTGGTAGTTATGATGGAACAATGTAGGCTAGATGTAAGGCTCTGGTGACTTGCTGTGCGAAGTGGTATGTCAGAAAAGAGGtgcattggaagcagatgtccaGATCCAAGCATGCTAGAGATATGGACAGGAACACTAGATACTTCCATAACTTAGCATCGGTAAGAAGGAGGAACAACATAATCGATTCTTTACTGATTAATGGAAGGTTGGTTCGGAATCAGGCCAAAATAAAGACTGAGATTGTGGGTTTTTATAAAGAACTGTATAGGCAGGAGCATGCCCCTTTGATTGGGATCCGTGATGGGCTGGTTGAGCAGATTACTGACGAAGAGGCAGCAATGTTAGAGGAAATGCCATCGACGGAGGAAGTACGAGAGGCAGTTTGGGATTGTGAGTCCAGTAAAGCTCCAGGTAGTGATGGCTACAatatgaacttcataaagaaatGCTGGGATGAGCTTGGTCAGGAGTTTACTGCAGCCGTGTTGAACTTTTTTCAGAATGCAAAGCTACCAGCAGATGCTAATGTTACTTGGGTGGCGCTAGCTCCAAAATTTGTGGGGGCCAAGGAAATCAAAGACTTAAGACCGATTAGTATGGTTGGTTGTGTCTATAAGGTGATATCAAAAGTGCTGGTAAGAAGAATGCGATCAGTGATGCCGCATCTAGTGGGGGAGACTCAGTCTGCATTTGTAAAGGGTCGCAAAATACATGATGGTGCCCTCATTGCTTGTGAGACAGTTCACTGGCTTATGCTGCGAAAGAAGCAAGCGGCAATTGTTAAATTGGATTTTCAGAAAGCCTATGACAGAGTGAGATGGAGCTTTGTGGATATAGTGCTACAGAAGATGGGTTTTGGTAGTAGATGGAGGACCTGGGTGAAGGAATGTGTGACTACAGCTTCTATGTCAGTATTGATCAATGGGTCTCCAACCAAGCCGTTCAAGATGGAGAGGGGCCTCAGACAAGGCGATCCTCTCTCTCCCTTCCTGTTTGTTCTCGTTGTTGATGTTCTGCACAGGATGGTGGGGGAGGCGGTTAGAAATAGCAGAATATCTCCACTGCTGGTGGGAAGGGACAATATAGAATTATCGCACCTCCAATTTATGGACGACACCATCTTATTTTGTCCACAGGAAACAGAGACGCTAGTGAATTACCAGAGGCTCCTGCGTTGTTTTGAGTTAATGTTTGGCCTGAGTATCAACTTTGAAAAATCAAGCCTAATTTCAGTTAACTGTGAGAAGGACTGGGTGACGAATATGTGTGGTCTGTTGGGTTGTGGCAAAGCGGTATTACCTGTCAGGTACTTAGGAATTCCTCTTGGTGCTAATCCTCGATTGGTGAAGATCTGGAAACCAATCATTGACAAGGTTGAAGACAAGCTGAGCTTATGGAAAGCTAGGTCTCTCAACAAAGCGGGTAAGTTGGTCCTTATAAAATCTGTTCTCAATAGCCTGCCGGTTTACTACTTAAGcttgtataagatgccaaaggGGGTTGCAGAAAGGATCATTGGGCTTCAAAGAAGATTTTTGTGGAGTAAAGAAGATGGGAATAATGGGATACCACTGGTGAAATGGGAGGTGGTTCAGGCTCCGAAAAAGCTAAGTGGTTTGGGGGTGGGGGATGCACTAATTATGAATGTGGCGCTactgttcaagtggtggtggcgctTTTCAAAGGAGGACTGCCCGCTTTGGAAGAAGATTGTTTGCTCTTGTAATCAGTTGGACCCATCTGTAATGGTATCAAACCAACCTTTGCCATCAAGAGGGGGCCGTGGAAAGATATTTGCCAGCTTAATATTAAGGAGCAACAGGCAAGAGATATGATGATCAGGGGTCTGTCGATGGAGGTGGGAAATGGCAGAAACATTCGTTTTTGGGAGGATGAGTGGTTACAAGATGGATCTTTGAAAGAATGTTTTCCAAGACTCTTTTCTGTTTCAAATCAACAAGGATCCGTAATAGGggactgtgggttttgggatgggttagagtgggtaTGAGACTTCCAATGGAGGAGGAAACTCTTCCAATGGGAGCTAGAGTTGCTCAATCAATTACATGACCGGTTGAGGGTTGTGAGGTTATCAGTTGATAGAGAGGATTCAGTGGTatggaaatttgataaaaatagagttttttctactaactcttttgtgcaggtgCTACAAAATGAGACTCTCCCAGCCGACATCACGAGTTACAACTTCACAAGCTCCATTTGGAGAGGCTTGGTTCCTCCAAGAGTTGAACTCTTTGCTTGGTTTGTGCTAGTTGGCAGGGTAAATATGAAGGAGAGGTTGAGTAGACTTGGCATTATTAATCATCAGGACAATAATTGTGTATTGTGTAAAAAGGACATAGAATTTGTACATCATCTATTTTTTGCCTGTGAGTTCacgtggcaggtgtggtgtgcatgGCTGACGTTTTCTGATAGAGCTTGGGCCATCCCAGGAACCACTAAAGAGTTCTTTGAGAGCTGGATCGAAGCAACAGGTGAGAAGTCTGAGCAAAGGAAATGGCTTATAGGATTCTGTGCGGTTATTTGGAACATCTGGTTGGAGCGGAATAGCAGAGTTTTTCAGCGGGTAGAGACAAGTGTTGAAGGAGTAAAGATCATGTCTTTCTTGAGTTACAAGGAATGGTGTGGAGTTGATccgtttggttgttgatggcaatgtcaGAGATGACAACGGATACTAACTTTTCAGTTATGTTtgtgtttatttttgtttgtCCTAATTCCTTCTGCTCcactttattgtgttgagctacttttgttcaaaaaaaaaaaaaaatttaaaatcaatccaATTCAATAATCCATTGTTTATCACAATTTGTTTATCGATCTGCATAGTGTAGTGATAACCAAGTTGCAAGTTCACGTGTTTGGATAAGGCGCttcatatgatgattatgatatACTACTTGGTACTACTTTCATTCAATTAATGTCTACTCTGATCTCATCCGCTTTTAATTCCGATGCTGCCATTGAATTCCTGCTATTTGAAACGAGGCACCATGTGTTTCAATTAGCCGTTTTGAATTCTTTGTAGTATCAACTTTTAACATTGTTCTTCTTAGATTTGTGTGGATGTGCATTTATTAGCGGTTTTGAATTCTTTGTAGTCGTCACAACAATTAGAATTt is a window encoding:
- the LOC140183015 gene encoding uncharacterized protein, which encodes MLGLIEIKKEAMSRFDVARLWGCDIVDWEFVESVGASGSLLLMWDNFLFTRLNCFKGDGWLCVEGFLTKNNFKCAFYLVYGAHVRSEKLIMWEELSYLVGLCQVPFCFMGDFNEILHLEERKGATSIPASAEDFKEWVQDLQLVDLPLTDRKFTWFRGQSCSRIDRILVSLEWLEEFTDTRFLKLVKDEWRKLGDDMFTNKLKALTVPLRRWHMDNFGDMDNRIKKFEEEIKKIDDKVSAGSYDGTM